The following proteins come from a genomic window of Flavobacteriales bacterium:
- a CDS encoding acylneuraminate cytidylyltransferase family protein, translating into MPSNEKILIAIPARGGSKRLLRKNVKDLNGKPMLAYTIEAALMSALTPHVYVCTEDDEIAEVAEKYGARVFRIAPEMAEDDVSSTTPCLHLHTHLQEQGHDLEILFNLQPSSPLRNAEDITGAYDQFIRSGADFLVSTTEIDPHYFHWALKETDGAYEMYFGNEFMKERIYLPTVYRPNGAIKLARTEALIKHGNYFGKPLTAFSMPESRSIHVATAFDFLCCKAMLSH; encoded by the coding sequence ATGCCAAGCAATGAAAAAATACTCATAGCCATTCCCGCCAGAGGCGGGTCAAAAAGGCTGTTGCGGAAAAATGTAAAGGACCTGAATGGTAAGCCCATGCTGGCGTATACTATTGAGGCAGCACTTATGTCTGCACTCACACCGCATGTGTATGTGTGCACTGAAGATGATGAAATAGCGGAAGTGGCAGAGAAGTATGGTGCCCGGGTATTCAGGATCGCACCGGAGATGGCAGAGGACGATGTGTCGTCCACCACACCGTGTCTGCATTTACATACCCATCTGCAGGAGCAGGGACACGATCTGGAAATCCTCTTCAACCTGCAACCTTCTTCTCCCTTAAGAAACGCAGAAGATATCACCGGGGCATATGACCAGTTCATCCGGTCCGGCGCTGATTTTCTGGTAAGCACCACCGAGATTGACCCGCATTATTTTCACTGGGCCCTGAAGGAAACAGATGGAGCCTATGAAATGTATTTCGGCAACGAATTCATGAAGGAAAGGATATACCTGCCAACCGTATATCGCCCCAATGGAGCTATAAAGCTGGCAAGGACAGAGGCGCTTATCAAGCATGGAAACTATTTCGGGAAACCGCTGACTGCATTTTCCATGCCCGAAAGCAGAAGTATACACGTTGCCACAGCGTTTGATTTTCTTTGTTGTAAAGCCATGTTATCTCACTAG
- a CDS encoding aldo/keto reductase produces MSECILGTVQFGLDYGINNTHGKPGEGEVFDILEHAFRNGVRLLDTAHSYGSAEEVIGRYHAPGREPFSIISKFVRNGSDASQVRTGFLEGLERMSVDHYHTYHFHRFEELAQSDDLMSMFSTLKEEGKMTYLGVSVYDDYQFEQAINHSHVDVIQIPFNLLDNRKSKRDLLTKCQKAKKQLHARSVFLQGLFFMDADKLPAKLLPMRQALLRLRAIASEANLTMEELALGYVMTNDEIQGVLIGVDNVDQLKHNLAAASIRLPDEVMDAVHQIRVEEPSLLSPVNWT; encoded by the coding sequence ATGAGTGAATGTATACTCGGAACCGTTCAGTTCGGTCTTGACTATGGTATCAACAACACACATGGCAAGCCCGGAGAAGGTGAAGTTTTTGACATCCTGGAACACGCTTTTCGGAACGGGGTCAGATTGCTGGATACTGCACACAGTTACGGATCCGCGGAAGAAGTTATAGGCAGGTATCACGCACCAGGCAGGGAGCCGTTCAGCATCATCTCTAAATTTGTTCGCAACGGAAGCGACGCTAGTCAGGTAAGGACAGGTTTTCTGGAAGGCCTCGAACGCATGAGCGTTGATCACTATCATACCTATCATTTTCACAGGTTTGAAGAGTTGGCGCAATCCGATGATCTGATGTCCATGTTTTCCACTTTGAAGGAAGAAGGAAAAATGACATACCTGGGCGTTTCTGTTTATGATGATTATCAGTTTGAACAAGCGATAAACCATTCTCATGTGGATGTGATCCAGATTCCCTTTAACCTTCTTGATAACCGAAAAAGCAAGCGCGATTTGTTGACCAAATGCCAGAAGGCGAAAAAGCAGTTGCATGCCAGAAGTGTTTTTTTACAGGGACTGTTCTTTATGGATGCCGACAAGCTGCCGGCGAAACTTCTGCCTATGAGGCAAGCCCTGCTCAGATTGAGGGCCATCGCTTCGGAGGCAAATTTGACAATGGAGGAACTTGCATTGGGATATGTCATGACCAATGATGAAATTCAAGGCGTGTTGATTGGTGTGGACAACGTGGATCAATTAAAGCATAACCTGGCCGCTGCAAGCATTCGGTTACCTGACGAGGTGATGGATGCTGTTCATCAGATCAGGGTGGAGGAGCCATCCTTGTTATCACCGGTAAATTGGACGTGA